Genomic window (Bacillus pumilus):
GAAGGGTTCTGTTTTTAAGCTGGTTTTGATTGAGGTGCTGATCTTAGCTTGTATTGGAACAGCCATTGGGGTTCCGATCGGCGTCTGGCTTGGAGATGTGTTCATGCAAACGCTACTTGGTGTGTTTGCTTTTGATATGGTGTATTCGTTAAATTGGCAAATGCCTGTTTTGATAGCTGTGGTCATTGGCATTCTTTTTCCTGTGCTGTTTTCGTTATTTCCGATCTACCATGCTGGGAAAACGTCTGTGCTGATAACGTTAAAATCAACCACCGGAGCATCTGCATCGAAAAAGCAGTCGATCATTCGAGCGGTCATTGGGATAGGTTTGCTTTTATTTGGATGGGTGGATCATCCAGTTTCTTATCTTGCGATTGCAGCCAGTCTCGTTCTGTTATTTCCGTTTTTACTGCTTTTATTGAATCGTTTGTTGGCACCTCTTTTGAAGCTTCTCTTTGGTTATTCTGGTCATCTATCAGTACAGCATGTCACGCAGCAATTGAACAGAAATGCGAACACGGCAGCTATTCTTGCGGTTGGAATTGCTGTGATTTTACTACTAAGTGCGGTGATTGAATCAGCACCAGACAGCTACGACAAGAATATTCGTCAAACGTATGGAGGCGATATCAGGATTACGTCTGAAGCGCCATGGACGAAAGCAGATCAAGAAAAGCTGTCAGCATACGAGTCTGTTGAGCGTGTTGAGCCGGTCATGGAAGCTGCTCCTTTGACATGGGAAACAATGAAGGGAGAGAAAAGGCAATTCTCCATTATCGGTGTAGACAAAGAAGCACCGTCTCTCGTGGAAGATGACAATAAAAGAGATTTGTATCAACAGTTAGCGGAAAAGCCTTCTATTGTTTTAGGAGAGCGTGCGTTTGATGAATGGGGTGGGCATGTTGGTGAGCGTATGTATCTGAATGCTCCTTCTGGCCCTAAGCAGTTACAAGTGATTGATGTGGTTAAGACCTCTCATCATTCAGGCTATGTAGCGTTTGTAGATCAGACTTTTTTACAGAAAGAGCTTGGCTGGACACATTCTTTTGATTTATTGGTAACGTTAAAAGACAAAGGCACCGGTGAGCCTTTACGCGATCAGCTATGGGAGGACTTTGGCCAGCGGCTGTCTAAGGTAAAAACGGTGGAGGATGAAATTGAATCAACGACATCAGCTTTAACGGGAATGAATGAGTTAATTTCTATGATGCTCATTTTCATTGTTGCGCTTGCGAGCATTGGAACAGCCAATACGCTACTGATGAATACGCTTGAACGTACGTCTGAGATTGGCACTATGCGGGCCATTGGACTGACAAAGCAGCAGGTGCGAAAAATGATTGTTGGTGAAGGTTTGCTGATTGGATTGTCAGGTGTGATTGGCGGTATTTTAGCTGGCGTGCTCCTTCTTTTTGTCTCAAGCCAATCAGCGTGGCTGGGAGGATTTGTTTCATTCCAGCTGTCATTTGTTCATGTACTGCTGGCAGTGATTGCAGGAATCGGACTTAGTTTAGCGGCTTCGTGGATTTCTAGTGCAACAGCGAGTAAAATAGAGATGATATCATCACTTAAAGAAGGTTAAATCATATGTCAGTGAAATACGGAATTTTAACATCGCTATGTCAGCAGCAAAATC
Coding sequences:
- a CDS encoding FtsX-like permease family protein, translating into MLSMWRISWRNMIQHKKRFAISVLGIMVGIAFVTSMLIADRTTNDVFKYYEKMYVADADYWVLSDDHTYDEEQISSILKHPDVTGSLLALDKQTFFDVEGDHSLNQRAVRITGVQDQTSSLLKLPVIEGHLDNQGLVIPDVVAKLLNKKVGDTIRFSELGEAKVSAIVEYTQLLSSPSDWESAESSSFRVMAPLDVLREWTGLDDQLSYMRFQTNEGGEQLFQSLQKEFKDADVFVQPVVADDRQSNDIGGLYTFFYLIAGLSMFMSGFIVFNMIYTSVMERKKEFAIMKSFGYTKGSVFKLVLIEVLILACIGTAIGVPIGVWLGDVFMQTLLGVFAFDMVYSLNWQMPVLIAVVIGILFPVLFSLFPIYHAGKTSVLITLKSTTGASASKKQSIIRAVIGIGLLLFGWVDHPVSYLAIAASLVLLFPFLLLLLNRLLAPLLKLLFGYSGHLSVQHVTQQLNRNANTAAILAVGIAVILLLSAVIESAPDSYDKNIRQTYGGDIRITSEAPWTKADQEKLSAYESVERVEPVMEAAPLTWETMKGEKRQFSIIGVDKEAPSLVEDDNKRDLYQQLAEKPSIVLGERAFDEWGGHVGERMYLNAPSGPKQLQVIDVVKTSHHSGYVAFVDQTFLQKELGWTHSFDLLVTLKDKGTGEPLRDQLWEDFGQRLSKVKTVEDEIESTTSALTGMNELISMMLIFIVALASIGTANTLLMNTLERTSEIGTMRAIGLTKQQVRKMIVGEGLLIGLSGVIGGILAGVLLLFVSSQSAWLGGFVSFQLSFVHVLLAVIAGIGLSLAASWISSATASKIEMISSLKEG